One window from the genome of Candidatus Synechococcus calcipolaris G9 encodes:
- a CDS encoding Rpn family recombination-promoting nuclease/putative transposase — MRDNLCKYLAEKYPTAFTQWLLKDSSENVSILKTELNLEPIRADSVTLVQTQNCILHLEFQVEPEPTLPLRMLDYWLRLYRTHHCKIVQVLILLRRTKVHVPNVFELPSTIHRYRVIKLWEEDPNQFFRIPPLLPFAVLGKTENEAALLQSVADKIGEIESVQSRQDLSNVVQLLAGLQYSKELIKSIFREGMMRESVIYQDILQEGRQEGRQEGQREEACTLILRLLTRRVGPTPDAFVTQINALSLEQLESLGEDLLDFQNLHDLETWLRAL, encoded by the coding sequence ATGCGCGACAACCTCTGTAAATACCTAGCGGAAAAATATCCCACCGCCTTTACCCAGTGGCTCCTCAAGGATTCCTCAGAAAATGTATCAATCCTGAAAACAGAACTGAACCTCGAACCCATCCGCGCCGATTCCGTAACATTGGTGCAGACCCAGAACTGTATTCTCCATTTAGAATTTCAAGTCGAGCCAGAGCCGACATTGCCCTTACGAATGCTGGACTATTGGCTGAGACTCTATCGCACCCATCACTGCAAGATTGTCCAAGTCTTGATTTTGCTACGGCGAACAAAGGTTCATGTGCCCAATGTCTTTGAGTTGCCAAGCACTATTCATCGCTATCGAGTGATTAAACTCTGGGAAGAAGACCCCAATCAATTTTTTAGGATTCCGCCCCTGCTTCCTTTTGCGGTCTTGGGTAAAACAGAAAATGAAGCAGCCCTATTGCAGTCCGTCGCCGATAAAATTGGTGAAATTGAATCAGTCCAATCGCGGCAGGACTTGAGTAACGTCGTTCAACTATTGGCTGGGTTACAGTACAGTAAGGAGCTTATTAAAAGTATTTTTCGGGAGGGAATGATGCGCGAATCGGTCATTTATCAAGACATTCTCCAAGAAGGACGACAAGAAGGACGGCAGGAGGGGCAACGGGAGGAAGCCTGTACGCTCATCCTGCGATTACTCACTCGCCGAGTGGGGCCCACCCCTGATGCATTTGTAACCCAAATCAATGCTCTATCCCTGGAGCAATTGGAATCCTTGGGAGAAGATCTGTTAGATTTTCAAAACCTCCACGATCTAGAGACTTGGCTGAGGGCACTCTAA
- a CDS encoding DUF3493 domain-containing protein produces MSPPDPSYLSRLRREAQAPFRGLRQVFYLVFAASGLMGGFILFLKAIAGHGGEDIGWSLALQIGVVVVMLSLWRWEQQRSPK; encoded by the coding sequence TTGTCTCCCCCCGATCCCTCCTATCTAAGTCGTTTACGTAGGGAAGCTCAGGCTCCTTTCCGTGGACTACGCCAGGTGTTTTATCTTGTTTTTGCGGCATCGGGCCTTATGGGAGGTTTTATTCTTTTCCTCAAGGCGATCGCTGGCCACGGAGGAGAGGATATTGGCTGGAGTCTAGCCCTACAGATCGGTGTCGTGGTAGTCATGCTCAGTCTATGGCGATGGGAACAGCAACGTTCCCCAAAATAG
- a CDS encoding adenylate/guanylate cyclase domain-containing protein — protein MPQVVCYPDNKSVDLESGQTILDGLLNGDIPITNVCGGQAYCSTCRVMLLEGIENCTDATQSEIALAKKLDFPFHVRLACQTKVLQGDVKVRRLVNDDQDIDIVDHQFSSGTTGNKKAVTLLVAKIRGATNFDEINFPYDTFYTMSRYFQCLHKIVHQYGGVINNYMDHLAIATFGINHESNSAAQAVWAGLEMLKSQEELNHFLGQLSYQPLNLTIGLHFAEVVLVAADPQRLDLIIPVGSAVSLSQQIEASNVRAKTSILMSESVYAQVQSQVILGRKGNITVGDQDIKVFEPVGMTGDPPVIEQVTAAESKSLLGRVSTFMDRFSGKKRR, from the coding sequence ATGCCTCAGGTTGTTTGTTATCCTGACAATAAATCTGTTGATCTTGAATCAGGGCAGACCATTCTCGATGGCTTACTCAATGGGGATATTCCCATTACCAATGTGTGTGGTGGCCAGGCCTACTGTTCAACGTGCCGGGTCATGCTGCTCGAAGGAATTGAAAACTGTACCGATGCCACCCAAAGTGAAATTGCCCTAGCTAAAAAGCTAGATTTTCCCTTTCATGTGCGCCTCGCTTGCCAAACCAAGGTGCTGCAAGGGGATGTCAAGGTACGGCGATTAGTGAATGATGATCAAGATATTGATATTGTGGATCATCAGTTTTCCAGCGGCACAACAGGGAATAAAAAGGCCGTTACCCTATTAGTGGCAAAGATCCGAGGGGCGACTAATTTTGATGAAATTAATTTTCCCTATGATACGTTCTACACTATGAGCCGCTATTTTCAGTGTTTACACAAAATTGTTCATCAGTATGGTGGGGTGATCAATAACTATATGGATCATCTGGCTATTGCCACGTTTGGAATCAATCACGAAAGTAATTCAGCGGCGCAGGCGGTGTGGGCAGGCCTGGAAATGCTGAAATCCCAAGAAGAACTTAATCATTTTCTGGGACAATTATCCTATCAACCCTTGAATTTAACTATTGGTTTACATTTTGCTGAGGTGGTACTGGTGGCGGCGGATCCCCAGCGGCTGGATTTAATTATTCCCGTCGGCTCTGCGGTCAGTTTATCCCAGCAGATTGAAGCGAGTAATGTACGGGCTAAAACCAGTATTTTAATGTCTGAGTCGGTCTATGCCCAGGTACAGTCCCAGGTGATTTTAGGGCGCAAGGGCAATATTACCGTGGGGGACCAGGACATTAAGGTCTTTGAACCGGTGGGCATGACGGGAGATCCGCCAGTGATCGAACAAGTTACCGCAGCGGAATCCAAGTCATTATTGGGACGGGTATCAACGTTTATGGATCGTTTTT
- the lpxC gene encoding UDP-3-O-acyl-N-acetylglucosamine deacetylase, which translates to MGVQDVQVLSQRSPILSDRQHTLVRSLSWSGIGLHSGLDVKVCLEPAPVDYGRVFVRVDLPDRPGIKAQVQQVRSSQLSTELIASDVSIRTVEHLLAALAIAGVDNVIIQITGPEVPLLDGSAQAWLGPILESGVILQDSPRNQRILSEAITIHAGEAFVAAFPSPRTRLSYGIEFDYAVIGQQWRTVELSDLSHEIAPARTFGFAEQVEQLRSAGLIQGGSLENALVCSHEGWLNPPLRFADEPVRHKILDFWGDLSLLGVPPVAHYVAFKASHHLHTQLAIAIEHHLG; encoded by the coding sequence ATGGGGGTTCAGGATGTGCAGGTGTTGTCCCAGCGATCGCCCATTCTTAGCGATCGCCAACACACCCTCGTCCGCTCATTAAGCTGGTCAGGAATTGGTCTCCATTCTGGACTAGATGTAAAGGTCTGCCTAGAGCCTGCGCCAGTGGATTATGGCCGCGTCTTTGTCCGGGTGGATTTACCCGATCGCCCAGGCATTAAAGCCCAGGTGCAACAGGTTCGCTCCAGTCAACTATCAACGGAACTGATTGCGTCTGATGTATCTATACGAACAGTGGAGCATTTATTAGCGGCCCTAGCGATCGCTGGCGTTGATAATGTAATCATTCAAATCACGGGTCCAGAAGTCCCGTTGCTAGATGGATCTGCCCAGGCCTGGTTAGGGCCGATCCTTGAGTCTGGAGTCATTCTCCAGGATTCTCCTCGCAACCAACGCATCCTAAGCGAGGCGATCACCATCCATGCTGGAGAGGCCTTTGTTGCCGCATTCCCGTCCCCTCGGACGCGCCTGAGTTACGGCATTGAATTTGACTATGCGGTGATTGGTCAACAGTGGCGAACCGTAGAGTTAAGTGATTTAAGTCACGAGATTGCCCCGGCCCGTACCTTTGGTTTTGCTGAACAAGTTGAGCAACTACGTTCGGCTGGCTTAATTCAAGGGGGAAGTCTTGAAAATGCCCTGGTTTGTAGTCATGAGGGCTGGTTGAATCCCCCCCTACGTTTTGCCGATGAGCCGGTACGTCATAAAATTCTCGATTTTTGGGGAGATCTATCCCTCCTTGGCGTACCTCCTGTTGCCCACTATGTTGCGTTTAAGGCGAGCCATCATTTACATACCCAACTGGCGATCGCCATTGAGCATCATCTTGGATAG